In a single window of the Drosophila albomicans strain 15112-1751.03 chromosome 3, ASM965048v2, whole genome shotgun sequence genome:
- the LOC117570393 gene encoding phosphate carrier protein, mitochondrial, producing MFKSLIEAAQNSAFKSPFTSANCQAATPSTPLLPSAVGDAPRQLTPNHNFAAAATAQGDSCEFGSNHYFVLCGLGGIISCGTTHTMVVPLDLVKCRLQVDPAKYKSVVNGFRVSLAEEGVRGLAKGWAPTFIGYSMQGLCKFGLYEVFKVIYSDAIGEENAFLYRTGLYLAASASAEFFADIALAPMEAAKVKIQTTPGFAKTLREALPKMTAQEGISAFYKGLVPLWMRQIPYTMMKFACFERTLELLYKYVVPKPRADCTKGEQLIVTFAAGYIAGVFCAIVSHPADTVVSKLNQAKGASALDVAKQLGWSGLWGGLMPRIVMIGTLTAAQWFIYDAVKVFLRMPRPPPPEMPESLKKKLGITGPQ from the exons ATGTTCAAATCTCTGATCGAGGCAGCGCAGAACTCAGCGTTCAAGTCGCCATTCACCAGCGCTAACTGCCAGGCTGCAACCCCATCGACCCCTCTGCTGCCCTCCGCCGTTGGCGATGCACCCCGCCAATTGACCCCGAATCACAATTTCGCTGCCGCTGCAACTGCTCAGGGTG ATTCCTGTGAGTTTGGCTCCAATCACTATTTCGTGCTCTGCGGCCTGGGTGGCATCATCTCCTGCGGCACAACCCACACCATGGTGGTGCCTCTCGATTTGGTCAAGTGCCGCCTGCAGGTGGATCCCGCCAAGTACAAGAGTGTAGTCAATGGCTTCCGCGTCAGCTTGGCTGAGGAGGGTGTCAGGGGTCTGGCCAAGGGCTGGGCGCCCACTTTCATTGGTTACTCGATGCAAGGTCTGTGCAAGTTTGGCCTCTATGAAGTCTTCAAAGTCATCTACTCGGATGCCATTGGCGAGGAGAATGCCTTCCTTTATAGAACCGGCCTCTACTTGGCCGCTTCGGCCTCGGCTGAATTCTTTGCCGACATTGCGCTGGCGCCCATGGAGGCGGCCAAGGTCAAGATACAGACAACACCCGGATTTGCAAAGACGCTGCGCGAGGCGTTGCCCAAGATGACCGCCCAGGAGGGCATTTCGGCCTTCTACAAGGGTCTGGTGCCATTGTGGATGCGACAGATTCCATACACCATGATGAAGTTTGCCTGCTTCGAGCGCACACTGGAGCTGCTGTACAAGTATGTGGTGCCCAAGCCCCGTGCCGATTGCACCAAGGGCGAGCAGCTGATTGTCACCTTTGCCGCTGGTTACATTGCTGGTGTCTTCTGTGCTATTGTCTCCCATCCCGCTGATACCGTTGTATCCAAGCTGAACCAGGCTAAGGGCGCCAGCGCTTTGGATGTTGCCAAACAATTGGGCTGGTCTG gACTGTGGGGAGGTTTGATGCCTAGGATTGTCATGATTGGCACACTGACTGCTGCCCAATGGTTCATTTACGATGCAGTGAAGGTCTTCCTGcgcatgccacgcccaccaccACCAGAGATGCCCGAGTCCCTTAAGAAGAAGCTGGGCATTACTGGTCCCCAGTAA
- the LOC117571119 gene encoding uncharacterized protein LOC117571119 has translation MLLKFVLLIVGIVLVAGEPPKRAPYPAAGWRPQVPFNLPSDFQPPAGYRVEITKQRVEHAGTFNAPQFNSQYLPPQFDVPQQQQQEEQQSSINKDQQSPADQYGPPADDSFRIVYPEEEEDSASLTQPKSSNIKEGRYYVISPDNKLQRVIYRTEEAQGDEFTAQLKYSPVGELQDPVYKYNSQGQLERVLK, from the exons ATGCTGCTAAAG tttgttcTATTGATTGTGGGTATTGTGCTTGTCGCGGGCGAGCCTCCAAAGCGAGCTCCATACCCAGCCGCAGGCTGGCGTCCACAGGTGCCATTCAATTTGCCCAGCGACTTTCAGCCACCAGCTGGCTACCGCGTGGAGATCACCAAGCAACGTGTTGAGCATGCTGGCACCTTCAATGCCCCTCAGTTCAACTCTCAGTATTTGCCGCCACAATTTGAtgtgccacaacagcagcagcaggaggagcagCAGTCAAGTATTAATAAAGATCAGCAGAGTCCAGCTGATCAATATGGACCTCCAGCTGATGACAGCTTTCGCATTGTCTATCCCGAGGAAGAGGAAGATTCGGCCAGTTTGACGCAGCCAAAGTCGAGCAATATTAAGGAAGGACGCTACTATGTCATCTCACCCGACAACAAATTGCAGCGTGTGATTTATCGCACTGAGGAAGCTCAAGGAGATGAGTTCACCGCACAGCTGAAATATTCCCCAGTTGGCGAGCTTCAGGATCCggtttataaatacaatagcCAGGGGCAATTGGAGCGTGTGCTAAAATAG
- the LOC117571118 gene encoding pro-resilin — protein sequence MKCFTTVALLVCLAAWTQAEPPVPQNQYLPPNQSPQAPTNNYLPPTQSYQSPSNNYLPPQRAGNGNGGSAPSNSYGAPLPNSQYGAPALTGAIFKGQNGGNGNGGYGGGNGYGQGDEEQYGPAKYEFKYDVQDYESGNDFGHMESRDGDLAVGRYYVLLPDGRKQIVEYEADQNGYRPTIRYEQVGNGNGNGNGRNGNGGGYDSNAQQGKFNGYQ from the coding sequence TGCTTTACCACAGTTGCGCTGCTCGTCTGCCTGGCCGCCTGGACGCAAGCGGAGCCACCAGTGCCCCAGAACCAGTATCTGCCACCCAACCAATCGCCCCAGGCGCCTACCAACAACTACTTGCCACCCACGCAGAGTTATCAGTCGCCCTCGAACAACTATTTGCCACCCCAGCGTGCTGGCAATGGTAACGGTGGCTCGGCGCCCAGCAACAGCTATGGCGCTCCTCTGCCCAACAGCCAGTATGGTGCTCCCGCTTTGACCGGTGCGATCTTCAAGGGACAGAACggcggcaacggcaatggcGGCTATGGCGGCGGCAATGGCTACGGACAGGGCGATGAGGAGCAGTATGGACCAGCCAAATACGAGTTCAAATACGATGTCCAGGATTACGAGTCGGGCAACGATTTCGGTCACATGGAGTCTCGCGATGGTGATCTCGCTGTCGGTCGCTACTACGTTCTGCTGCCCGATGGCCGCAAGCAGATTGTCGAGTATGAGGCCGATCAGAACGGTTATCGTCCAACCATCCGTTACGAGCAggttggcaatggcaatggcaacggtaATGGACGCAACGGCAATGGCGGCGGTTATGATAGCAACGCGCAGCAGGGCAAGTTCAATGGCTACCAATAA